The Desulfobacteraceae bacterium genome contains a region encoding:
- a CDS encoding ferritin family protein, whose product MHFGTYDEIVDFAIGKEKEAADFYTECAAQEPFSGSKKTLMEMAAEERKHQKMLENLDENRAAIEDYNWKWIPDIKRSDYMVEMRYEKGMPYADILRLAMKREEQALKLYNELQGRAKHPEHKKIFKMLCQEEAKHKLFLETLYDDFMAAQGD is encoded by the coding sequence ATGCATTTTGGAACCTACGATGAAATTGTTGATTTTGCCATCGGCAAAGAGAAAGAGGCCGCCGACTTCTACACCGAATGCGCCGCCCAGGAACCGTTTTCCGGGTCCAAGAAAACCCTGATGGAGATGGCCGCCGAGGAACGCAAGCACCAGAAGATGCTGGAGAACCTGGACGAAAACCGGGCGGCGATCGAGGATTACAACTGGAAATGGATTCCGGACATCAAGCGCAGCGACTACATGGTCGAGATGAGGTATGAAAAGGGCATGCCTTACGCCGACATCCTGCGGCTGGCCATGAAGCGCGAAGAGCAGGCCCTGAAACTCTACAACGAACTCCAAGGCCGGGCCAAGCACCCCGAGCACAAGAAAATCTTCAAAATGCTCTGCCAGGAAGAGGCCAAGCACAAGTTGTTTCTGGAAACCCTCTACGACGATTTCATGGCCGCCCAGGGCGACTGA
- a CDS encoding rubrerythrin family protein: protein MKSIRGTKTEQNLLTAFAGESQARNRYTYFAGKARKEGYVQIAAVFSDTADQEKEHAKRFFKFLEGGDAQVAYSFPAGMIGTTVENLNAAADGERHEHADMYPGFARVAREEGFEAVASVFENISVAERHHEKRYRALAANILAGRVFKRDQATVWCCRNCGYLHEGVEAPEMCPACAHPRAHFELHCENY from the coding sequence GTGAAGTCCATCAGAGGAACTAAGACCGAGCAAAACCTGTTGACGGCCTTTGCCGGTGAGTCCCAGGCCCGTAATCGCTACACCTATTTTGCCGGCAAGGCCCGCAAGGAGGGCTATGTCCAGATTGCGGCGGTCTTCAGCGACACTGCCGATCAAGAGAAGGAGCACGCCAAGCGCTTTTTCAAATTTCTCGAAGGCGGTGATGCCCAGGTCGCCTACAGCTTTCCGGCCGGGATGATCGGCACCACCGTGGAGAACCTGAATGCCGCGGCCGATGGCGAGCGGCACGAACACGCCGATATGTATCCCGGCTTCGCCAGAGTTGCCCGTGAGGAAGGCTTCGAGGCCGTGGCCAGCGTGTTCGAGAATATTTCGGTCGCCGAAAGGCACCATGAAAAACGCTACCGCGCATTGGCCGCCAATATCCTCGCCGGCCGGGTGTTCAAACGGGACCAGGCGACGGTCTGGTGCTGCCGCAATTGCGGTTATCTGCACGAGGGCGTGGAGGCCCCCGAGATGTGTCCGGCCTGCGCCCATCCCCGGGCCCATTTTGAACTCCACTGCGAGAACTATTAA
- a CDS encoding desulfoferrodoxin, whose product MAERLEIYKCEACGNIIEVLHGGKGELVCCGAPMKLMEAGVVDAAKEKHVPVIEKVAGGVKVKVGSVAHPMEAKHWIEFIEIIADGKVYRQFLNPGDAPEATFNVTADSITAREYCNLHGLWKA is encoded by the coding sequence ATGGCAGAGCGGTTGGAAATCTACAAGTGCGAAGCATGTGGCAACATCATCGAGGTTTTGCACGGCGGCAAAGGTGAGCTGGTGTGCTGCGGCGCCCCCATGAAACTGATGGAGGCCGGCGTTGTGGACGCCGCCAAGGAGAAGCATGTCCCGGTGATCGAAAAAGTCGCCGGCGGAGTCAAAGTCAAGGTTGGCAGCGTCGCTCACCCGATGGAAGCCAAGCATTGGATCGAGTTTATCGAGATCATCGCCGACGGCAAGGTCTATCGCCAATTCCTCAACCCCGGCGATGCCCCCGAAGCCACATTCAATGTCACGGCCGACAGCATTACCGCCCGCGAGTACTGTAACCTGCACGGCCTTTGGAAAGCTTAA
- a CDS encoding nitric oxide synthase produces the protein MANVLVVCATRSGETVRIGELIAEGIRISGHQATLVKAGEIKNEGDLQGFDAYVFGSATYHGDMLSAMKTLLFLAQKADLEGKVGGAFGAFGWSGEAPDRIYETLRHICKMDLVSGPLRLKSSSLQGGIRMAQDYGRAIAQKLTGT, from the coding sequence ATGGCCAACGTACTCGTCGTCTGTGCCACCCGCAGTGGGGAAACCGTCAGGATCGGCGAGTTGATCGCCGAAGGCATTCGCATCAGCGGCCACCAGGCCACGCTCGTCAAAGCCGGCGAAATTAAAAACGAAGGCGATCTCCAGGGTTTTGACGCTTACGTCTTCGGATCGGCCACCTACCACGGGGACATGCTTTCGGCGATGAAGACCCTGCTGTTTTTGGCCCAGAAGGCCGATCTGGAGGGCAAAGTCGGCGGCGCCTTCGGTGCTTTCGGCTGGAGCGGCGAGGCCCCCGATCGGATCTACGAGACCCTGCGGCACATATGCAAAATGGACCTGGTCTCCGGCCCGCTGCGCCTCAAGTCCAGCAGCCTGCAGGGCGGTATTCGGATGGCGCAGGACTACGGCCGTGCCATCGCCCAGAAGTTGACCGGCACCTGA
- a CDS encoding peroxiredoxin: MEDPLGSRETTGGIPRIGDPAPNFEAESTFGNIQLADFKGSWLVFFSHPADFTPVCTTEFLAFARRHADFRKCNTELLGLSIDSIFAHLSWVRNIEEKFGCKITFPVIADIDRRVAARYGMIMPGESRTETSRCVFVIDPSAVIRALIYYPMTTGRNVEEILRLVSALQTSDTHMVATPANWQPGEPVIVPPPRTQEAAAERLLENYDCKDWYFCQKKL, encoded by the coding sequence ATGGAAGACCCGCTGGGAAGCAGGGAGACGACGGGTGGAATCCCCCGGATCGGTGATCCGGCCCCCAATTTCGAGGCCGAATCCACCTTCGGCAACATCCAGTTGGCCGATTTCAAGGGCTCCTGGCTGGTGTTCTTCTCCCACCCGGCCGATTTCACGCCGGTTTGCACCACCGAGTTTCTGGCCTTTGCGCGGCGCCACGCGGATTTCAGAAAATGCAATACCGAACTCTTGGGGCTTAGTATCGACAGCATCTTTGCGCACCTCAGCTGGGTTCGCAACATCGAGGAAAAGTTCGGCTGCAAGATCACCTTTCCGGTGATTGCCGACATCGATCGGCGGGTGGCAGCGCGCTACGGTATGATCATGCCCGGTGAGAGCAGAACCGAAACCTCGCGCTGCGTGTTCGTGATCGATCCCAGCGCGGTGATCCGCGCCTTGATCTACTATCCGATGACCACCGGGCGCAATGTCGAGGAGATTCTGCGGCTGGTCAGCGCCCTGCAGACATCCGACACCCACATGGTGGCGACCCCCGCCAACTGGCAGCCCGGGGAACCGGTGATCGTGCCGCCGCCCAGGACCCAGGAAGCGGCGGCCGAGCGCCTGTTGGAAAATTATGACTGCAAGGACTGGTATTTCTGCCAGAAAAAACTGTAA
- a CDS encoding cytochrome c family protein gives MDVARKIVTLFCAAILLASVLALADGQPRGADDMLLEGGSTGWVPFPHHRHQDALGDCMACHTLFPQKAGSIEALKAEGQLGKKAVMKACTKCHRNLAKTGQPSGPTGCKQCHSRKEV, from the coding sequence GTGGATGTTGCCCGCAAAATCGTGACCCTTTTTTGCGCGGCCATTTTACTGGCCTCGGTGCTGGCCCTGGCCGACGGCCAGCCGCGCGGGGCCGACGATATGCTTCTGGAAGGCGGCAGCACCGGGTGGGTGCCCTTTCCGCACCACCGCCATCAGGATGCCCTCGGCGATTGCATGGCCTGCCACACCCTTTTCCCCCAGAAAGCCGGGAGCATCGAGGCCCTCAAGGCCGAGGGCCAACTGGGCAAAAAGGCCGTGATGAAGGCCTGCACCAAATGCCACCGCAATCTGGCCAAAACCGGCCAGCCCAGCGGGCCGACGGGCTGCAAACAGTGCCACAGCCGGAAAGAGGTATAA
- a CDS encoding NAD(P)H-dependent oxidoreductase, whose protein sequence is MRVLGLQGSPRKNGNNDYLLQRFMEAAAQHGALTRTLWVDRMDIRPCKEFTTCEKKGFCPIDDAMKQEVYALIREADVIVAATPIFFYNMTAQLKALVDRCQTLWARKYRLKLKDPGCRTRQGYLLSTAASKGKNLFEGLHLTAQYFYDAVDARYAGSLTYREIEGKGEMAAHPTVTADVAAAVAALLTPLQQRRRVLFACRENACRSQMAAGFAQFHAGDKLEVLYGGSSPAEAVNPQMVAAMAEKGIDMYFRRTRAVDDALAEGPPEVIVTMGCEENCPFTPGAERVAWQLPDPAGAPIETMRQVRDEIEHRVGELVARLA, encoded by the coding sequence ATGCGCGTTTTGGGACTTCAGGGCAGCCCCCGCAAAAACGGCAACAACGACTACCTGCTCCAGCGCTTCATGGAAGCCGCCGCCCAGCACGGCGCCCTCACGCGGACGCTGTGGGTCGACCGCATGGATATCCGCCCCTGCAAGGAGTTCACCACCTGCGAAAAAAAGGGCTTCTGCCCCATTGATGACGCCATGAAGCAGGAGGTTTACGCCTTGATCCGGGAGGCGGATGTGATCGTGGCGGCCACCCCGATTTTTTTCTACAACATGACCGCCCAGCTCAAGGCCCTGGTGGACCGCTGCCAGACCCTCTGGGCGCGCAAGTACCGGCTCAAACTGAAAGACCCCGGCTGCCGCACCCGCCAGGGGTATCTGCTCTCCACCGCCGCCAGCAAGGGTAAGAACCTCTTCGAAGGGCTGCATCTGACGGCCCAGTACTTCTACGACGCGGTGGATGCCCGTTACGCCGGCAGCCTGACCTACCGCGAGATCGAAGGCAAGGGCGAGATGGCCGCGCACCCCACCGTGACGGCGGATGTGGCCGCTGCGGTCGCAGCCCTCCTGACACCCCTCCAGCAGCGGCGGCGGGTGCTCTTCGCCTGCCGCGAAAACGCCTGCCGCAGCCAGATGGCCGCCGGGTTCGCCCAGTTCCACGCCGGTGACAAGCTCGAGGTGCTCTACGGCGGCAGCAGCCCGGCCGAAGCGGTCAACCCGCAGATGGTCGCGGCGATGGCCGAAAAAGGCATCGACATGTACTTTCGGCGCACCCGCGCCGTCGATGACGCGTTGGCCGAGGGGCCCCCGGAGGTGATCGTGACCATGGGTTGCGAGGAAAACTGCCCGTTTACCCCCGGCGCCGAGCGGGTGGCGTGGCAGCTGCCCGATCCAGCGGGCGCGCCGATTGAGACCATGCGCCAAGTGCGAGACGAAATCGAGCACCGGGTGGGCGAGCTCGTCGCCCGGTTGGCCTGA
- a CDS encoding rubredoxin has product MEKWVCTICGYVYDPAKGDPDNGVAAGTKWEDVPDSWECPVCGASKGDFEKEA; this is encoded by the coding sequence ATGGAAAAGTGGGTCTGCACGATCTGCGGTTATGTTTACGATCCCGCCAAGGGCGATCCCGACAACGGTGTGGCGGCCGGCACGAAATGGGAGGATGTGCCCGACAGCTGGGAGTGCCCGGTCTGTGGTGCCAGCAAGGGGGATTTCGAGAAGGAAGCCTGA
- a CDS encoding FprA family A-type flavoprotein: MKPVEIAPGIYDVGVNDWNIQEFHGYSTPYGTSYNAFLIVDEKIALVDTVKVEFVDRLLENISQIVPPQKIDYVISNHTEMDHSGGLPRIMQAVGPHTPIYCSKLGLKNLARHFTDPWAYQAVSDGQRLSLGRRTLTFLETRMLHWPDSMFTYLAEEKILFSSDAFGQHYAGQEKFDDVIGEAIMPHAKKYFANILMLYAPQVLQLMEKIQSLGLEFAMICPDHGIIWRREPGRILEAYLRWARQTPKKKALLVYDTMWHSTEQMAEAIATGIGAEGVLARPMILSKWHRSDIMTEVLDAKAIVLGSPTLNNGLFPTLSSFITYLKGFRPQHKMGAAFGSYGWSGEAVKLLNQHLAEMKFEILDPGLRIQYVPDRAALGQCFEFGRRIGQAVNQAVHP; this comes from the coding sequence ATGAAACCCGTCGAAATTGCCCCGGGGATTTACGACGTCGGCGTCAACGACTGGAACATCCAAGAATTCCATGGCTACTCGACGCCGTATGGGACCAGCTACAACGCATTTTTGATCGTCGATGAAAAGATCGCGCTGGTGGATACCGTCAAGGTGGAATTTGTCGACCGTCTGCTGGAGAATATCTCCCAGATCGTCCCACCGCAGAAAATCGATTATGTGATCAGCAATCACACCGAAATGGATCATTCCGGCGGTCTGCCGCGGATCATGCAGGCCGTCGGCCCGCACACGCCTATTTACTGTTCCAAGCTGGGGCTGAAAAACCTGGCGCGCCACTTCACGGACCCCTGGGCCTACCAGGCCGTCTCAGACGGCCAAAGGCTCAGCCTGGGCCGCCGCACCCTGACCTTTCTCGAGACCCGCATGCTGCACTGGCCGGACAGCATGTTCACCTATCTCGCGGAAGAAAAGATCCTGTTCTCCAGCGACGCCTTCGGGCAGCACTATGCCGGGCAGGAAAAGTTCGACGACGTGATCGGCGAAGCCATCATGCCCCATGCCAAAAAGTATTTCGCCAATATCCTGATGCTCTATGCCCCCCAGGTCCTCCAATTGATGGAGAAAATCCAGTCGCTGGGGCTTGAGTTCGCCATGATCTGCCCCGACCATGGCATCATCTGGCGGCGGGAGCCGGGCCGGATTCTGGAGGCCTATCTTCGTTGGGCGCGGCAGACGCCCAAGAAAAAAGCGCTCTTGGTATACGACACCATGTGGCACAGCACCGAGCAAATGGCCGAGGCCATCGCAACCGGCATCGGCGCCGAAGGGGTCCTGGCGCGCCCCATGATCCTCAGCAAATGGCACCGCAGCGACATCATGACCGAAGTGCTGGACGCCAAGGCCATCGTTCTGGGCTCGCCCACCCTCAACAACGGCCTTTTTCCCACCCTGAGCAGTTTTATCACCTATCTCAAGGGCTTCCGCCCGCAGCACAAGATGGGGGCCGCCTTCGGCTCCTATGGCTGGAGTGGCGAGGCGGTCAAACTGCTCAACCAGCACCTCGCCGAGATGAAGTTCGAAATCCTCGACCCGGGCCTGAGGATCCAGTACGTGCCGGACCGCGCCGCTCTGGGCCAGTGCTTTGAATTCGGCCGCCGCATCGGCCAGGCGGTCAACCAGGCCGTTCACCCCTGA
- a CDS encoding ferredoxin, whose translation MQKPVVELSECILCELCSQVCPSVFRLNSLGYIEVLDLPSYPREEVDEVIKHCPADCIYWEEE comes from the coding sequence ATGCAGAAACCGGTTGTGGAACTCAGCGAGTGCATCCTCTGCGAGTTGTGCTCCCAGGTGTGCCCGAGCGTATTCCGGCTCAACAGCCTGGGTTATATCGAGGTCCTGGATCTCCCCAGCTACCCCCGGGAGGAAGTCGACGAGGTCATCAAACACTGTCCGGCCGACTGCATCTACTGGGAGGAGGAGTGA
- a CDS encoding 4Fe-4S dicluster domain-containing protein: protein MKWTPEAEDVIKNVPFFVRKKVRSRVEQEARQAGLATVDLATVTLAQQRFLSGQASEIRGFQLDVCFGPRGCPSRTLPVDDLQRRIAALLEQADLLSFLKRHVAGPLKFHHEFRVSLAECPNACSQPQIKDIGIIAACTPRVAAAECSHCGACAAACRDAAVSVFADRPQPVIDHDRCMACGQCLALCPSGTLAADQQGFRVQLGGKLGRHPRLGRELPGIFSADQVLAIAAACLRFYRQNSRNGRRFAELLDDAAFEDMAARFAANAPSSEP, encoded by the coding sequence ATGAAATGGACCCCCGAGGCGGAAGACGTCATCAAGAACGTCCCCTTTTTCGTCCGCAAGAAGGTGCGCTCCCGGGTTGAGCAGGAGGCCCGCCAGGCCGGCCTGGCAACCGTCGACCTGGCCACCGTGACCCTCGCCCAGCAGCGTTTTCTCAGCGGCCAGGCCTCCGAGATCCGGGGCTTTCAGTTGGACGTCTGCTTCGGTCCGCGGGGGTGCCCCAGCCGCACCCTACCGGTTGACGACCTTCAGCGCCGCATCGCGGCGCTCCTGGAGCAGGCCGACCTGTTGAGCTTCCTCAAGCGCCACGTGGCCGGGCCGCTGAAGTTCCACCACGAATTTCGCGTCAGTCTGGCCGAATGCCCCAATGCCTGCTCCCAGCCCCAGATCAAAGACATCGGGATTATCGCCGCCTGCACGCCGCGGGTGGCCGCGGCGGAGTGCTCGCACTGCGGGGCGTGCGCGGCGGCCTGCCGCGACGCCGCCGTGAGCGTCTTCGCGGATCGGCCGCAGCCGGTGATCGACCATGACCGCTGCATGGCCTGCGGTCAATGCCTGGCGCTCTGCCCCAGCGGGACCCTGGCGGCCGACCAGCAGGGGTTTCGGGTGCAGCTGGGTGGCAAACTGGGCCGTCACCCCCGCCTGGGAAGGGAGCTGCCCGGAATTTTCAGCGCCGACCAGGTGCTGGCGATCGCGGCGGCCTGCCTGCGGTTCTACAGGCAAAACAGCCGAAACGGGCGGCGCTTCGCGGAGCTGCTGGACGACGCGGCCTTTGAAGACATGGCGGCGCGCTTTGCCGCAAACGCGCCTTCATCGGAGCCCTGA
- the serA gene encoding phosphoglycerate dehydrogenase: MRVLVSDNLGEAGIQLFREADGIQVDVNVGLAPDALREIIGDYDALVIRSATKVTEELLTAATRLKVIGRAGIGLDNVDIPAATKRGIVVMNTPTGNVVTTAEHAIAMMLALSRNIPQATASLREGRWEKKKLQGREIFNKVLGVIGFGKIGSIVADRGRGLKMRVIVYDPFVAPEQIEKAGFESVTLAELYRRADYITVHVPKLKDTVGMINHEAFAQMKNGVMLINCARGGIVKEADLIEALNSGKVAGASLDVFETEPPGVCPLFDTDRVICTPHLGASTQEAQTNVAVDVARQIIAFLKYGTIQNAVNVPSVTGELLTKLTPYLTLGERMGALQAQMIAGPLKEITISYNGDFMGLDLSPVTTAILKGILAHAVKDDVNFVNAPILAKERGIRVTETSSADSEDYINLVTVHVVSTEMESTVAGTIFGKKDPRVVKVNNFRLELIPSGHLAIINNYDKPGAIGSIGMKLGEHSINIGRMQVGQEENGDQRNIIFLQTDTPIPPAVVEELKALPLVTRVTPLEL, from the coding sequence ATGAGAGTTCTCGTCAGCGACAATTTAGGTGAAGCCGGAATTCAACTTTTTCGGGAGGCCGATGGCATCCAGGTCGACGTCAACGTCGGGCTGGCGCCCGATGCCCTCAGGGAGATCATCGGGGATTACGATGCCCTGGTGATCCGCAGCGCCACCAAGGTGACCGAGGAGCTGCTGACGGCCGCCACGCGTTTGAAGGTTATCGGTCGGGCCGGGATCGGCCTGGACAACGTGGACATTCCCGCGGCCACCAAACGCGGAATCGTGGTGATGAACACCCCCACCGGAAACGTCGTGACCACCGCGGAGCACGCCATCGCCATGATGCTCGCCCTTTCGCGCAATATACCCCAGGCCACGGCCTCCCTGCGGGAGGGGCGCTGGGAGAAAAAGAAGCTTCAAGGGCGCGAGATCTTCAACAAGGTGCTGGGGGTAATCGGGTTCGGCAAGATCGGCTCGATTGTCGCGGATCGCGGTCGGGGGCTGAAAATGCGGGTGATCGTCTATGACCCCTTCGTGGCTCCGGAGCAGATTGAAAAGGCCGGCTTCGAAAGCGTGACCCTCGCGGAGCTCTACCGCCGCGCCGACTACATCACGGTGCACGTGCCCAAGCTCAAGGACACGGTCGGGATGATCAACCACGAGGCCTTCGCTCAGATGAAGAACGGGGTGATGCTCATCAATTGCGCCCGCGGCGGGATCGTCAAGGAAGCCGACCTGATCGAGGCCCTCAACTCCGGGAAGGTCGCCGGCGCCTCGCTGGACGTGTTCGAGACCGAGCCCCCGGGCGTCTGCCCCCTGTTTGACACCGACCGGGTGATCTGCACCCCGCATCTGGGCGCCTCCACCCAGGAGGCCCAGACCAACGTGGCCGTCGATGTGGCCCGCCAGATCATCGCCTTTCTCAAATACGGCACGATTCAAAACGCGGTCAACGTGCCTTCGGTCACCGGCGAGCTTCTGACCAAGCTGACCCCCTATCTGACGCTGGGCGAACGCATGGGGGCCCTCCAGGCCCAGATGATCGCGGGGCCCTTGAAGGAGATCACGATTTCCTACAACGGCGACTTCATGGGGCTGGATCTTTCGCCGGTGACCACCGCGATTCTCAAGGGGATCCTGGCGCATGCCGTCAAGGATGACGTCAACTTCGTCAACGCCCCGATCCTGGCCAAGGAAAGAGGGATCCGGGTGACCGAAACCAGCAGCGCCGACTCCGAGGACTATATCAACCTGGTGACTGTCCACGTGGTCTCCACCGAGATGGAGAGTACCGTGGCCGGCACCATCTTCGGCAAGAAGGACCCGCGGGTGGTCAAGGTCAACAACTTCCGCTTGGAGCTGATTCCCAGCGGGCACCTGGCCATCATCAACAACTACGACAAACCCGGCGCCATCGGCAGCATCGGCATGAAGCTGGGTGAGCACAGCATCAACATCGGGCGCATGCAGGTGGGGCAGGAGGAAAACGGTGATCAGCGCAACATCATCTTTCTGCAGACCGACACCCCCATCCCGCCTGCGGTGGTGGAGGAGCTCAAGGCCCTGCCGCTGGTCACCCGGGTGACCCCGCTGGAGCTGTGA
- a CDS encoding DUF1844 domain-containing protein: MTDDKKGFSVKDRRIFSEETPADEASKSASGETRQEGEAEAAPQKPPPPPEQEAGTQLPEVNFSTFIFSLNSATLVHLGIIEDPATGQKVRNLPLAKQTIDILGLLERKTRGNLSSDEEAMLRSILYDLRMIYIREKG; this comes from the coding sequence ATGACGGACGACAAAAAAGGTTTCAGCGTGAAGGATCGCAGGATTTTCTCCGAAGAAACGCCTGCCGATGAGGCCTCCAAGAGCGCGTCGGGCGAGACCCGCCAGGAAGGCGAGGCCGAGGCGGCCCCCCAAAAGCCGCCGCCGCCGCCGGAGCAGGAGGCAGGGACCCAGCTGCCCGAAGTCAATTTTTCAACCTTCATCTTTTCGCTCAACTCCGCGACCCTGGTCCATCTGGGCATCATCGAAGATCCGGCCACCGGCCAGAAAGTCAGGAATCTGCCCCTGGCCAAGCAGACCATCGACATCCTCGGGTTGCTGGAGCGCAAAACCCGGGGCAACCTCTCCAGCGACGAGGAGGCCATGCTCCGGAGTATTCTCTACGATCTGAGGATGATCTACATCCGGGAGAAAGGGTAG